The nucleotide sequence GAAAGATATCACTCTAGAGAATAAACTGCGCCTGTTCTGAGAAAAATTCAAGAATCCCATTTCATATTAGGGGGAAAAGATAAGATCTTTGGCTGTTTATTGGAATTGTCTTAGGAAAATCATTGAATCTTTCATcaaaaaactcatttttttttcagttttggGAGTTCTCTGCTGCAAAAGAAGAAGGGAGAAGAAGAAAGCTTATATCTTTGTAATGTTTactattttttgtttgtttcaAATCTTTGTGTTTTTCAGTTCTTGCATGAGATTTTGCTTAATGGGTTTGCATTAATTTATATGCAGGGTTTTTTGAAAGAATCTGGTACAGTATCTAAGCATAGATCTTGAGGTCAGTCTCTTTGTTTGTTTAGTTTCTCTTCAATTTCTGGTCAatgagtttatatatggtcttatttttaattttttaggtGTTACAGATAGAACAAAAAGGTATGGATAAGTTACAGTGGGGAAACAGAAAAAGACTAAGGTGTTTCAAGGTGAAAGATTCAACTTCAAATGGGAAATCTGATGGTGGTATTGTAGTGAAGAAGAAAATCACATCTCGAGTTGTTGATAATACCAAGGAATCTACTCTTCTTCCTCCTATTTCTTCTCCTCATCGTCTTAACAGGTAATTAATTAGAAAAAAGATAATTAAAGGAaagaattttgtttgttttggctgTTGATGTATGTGTGCTGGAAATAGTGTCAGTGTTTTGATTCAGAACTATGCCTCATTTGAGTTAAAGATTTGATTCTTATTTCAGATTATGAGTACTTTTTGGTTTCTTAGATGCTCTTGGTAGAGATTTCATTGAATCTGCCTAAGTTTATGTCCCGATTTTGATGCAAAGAATCATTCTTTGATTGAGTAAGGGTTTGAATAGGTCAATTGTATGAGAagtaattagtttttttttttgacataCCTATGGAAATACACCTCGGGTAGCCGCGTAAgatatgcgtacacactacccttcccaaaccccacttgttGGATTTTACTGGAtcgtttttgttgttgttatgctgGTTGTTATGCGAGGAGTGATCACAATTTGATGCCTTACCTGTAAATTAGAAGGAAAAGAAGTTCAAAGTTATAGTCTTTAGGTTTGGTTGGGAGTTGGTTTGTGAACTCATTAGATCTGAAGCTAGAAAAGCATCAGTGATTTGTGAGCTAGTAATGATACTTGAGAACAAATCAAATTTGTTTCTGGTGAAGCTATTACAATACTTAAATCATGGATTGCTATTGTTATTGTGATTTTTTGAAGATTCTCATCTCTTAAACAGAAAAATACTTGGATTTGGTTACCTCAAAAGTAAAAGATTGTACTACAATTTGGTGGTTACTTGTTATTGCAGAGATCTAGGTGTGAATAGATCCAACACAAATGAGCATCGTAAGACATCGGTGTCATCCCCCGAGAAGGAGGACCGATATTATACGACGAGAGGGTCGGTAGGTGTGGATGATACTAGCAAGTTGTTCATTGATTCAAgggaggaaaagaaaaagatggTATGGCCAAAATTGCTTATCACATTGTcaagtaaagaaaaagaagaagattttaTGGCCATGAAAGGTTGCAAACTTCCTCAAAGGCCTAAGAAGAGGGCCAAGTTGATACAAAGAACTGTACTTGTAAGTCCCTCGATGCTCCGAATTCAGATATATG is from Nicotiana tabacum cultivar K326 chromosome 18, ASM71507v2, whole genome shotgun sequence and encodes:
- the LOC107782676 gene encoding uncharacterized protein LOC107782676 → MDKLQWGNRKRLRCFKVKDSTSNGKSDGGIVVKKKITSRVVDNTKESTLLPPISSPHRLNRDLGVNRSNTNEHRKTSVSSPEKEDRYYTTRGSVGVDDTSKLFIDSREEKKKMVWPKLLITLSSKEKEEDFMAMKGCKLPQRPKKRAKLIQRTVLLVQPGTWLQDLCQERYEVREKKTSKKKPRGLKAMGSMESDSE